The Mycobacterium seoulense genome has a window encoding:
- a CDS encoding Rv2175c family DNA-binding protein, with translation MSSIPAGDDVLDPDEPTYDLPRVAELLRISVSKVQQQLREGHLVAVKRNGGVVVPQVFFTKSGEVVKSLPGLLTILHDGGYHDTEIVRWLFTPDPSLTITHDGSRDVISNARPVDALHAHQAREVVRRAQAMAY, from the coding sequence GTGAGCAGTATTCCTGCCGGCGACGATGTTTTGGATCCCGACGAGCCAACCTACGACCTGCCGCGGGTCGCCGAATTGCTCAGGATTTCGGTCAGCAAGGTACAGCAGCAACTCCGCGAGGGTCACCTGGTCGCGGTGAAACGCAACGGCGGCGTGGTGGTGCCGCAGGTCTTCTTCACCAAGTCCGGTGAGGTGGTCAAGAGCCTGCCGGGACTGTTGACGATCCTGCACGACGGCGGCTATCACGACACCGAGATCGTGCGGTGGCTGTTCACCCCCGACCCGTCGCTGACGATCACCCACGACGGCAGCCGGGATGTCATCAGCAACGCCCGTCCCGTCGACGCCCTGCACGCGCACCAGGCCCGGGAGGTCGTGCGCCGGGCGCAGGCCATGGCTTACTGA
- a CDS encoding protein kinase domain-containing protein, with amino-acid sequence MATADPLDGALLDGRYLVQSKIASGGTSTVYRGLDTRLDRPVAVKVMDTRYAGDDQFLTRFQREARTVARLKDPGLVAVYDQGLDARHPFLVMELIEGGTLRELLAERGPMPPYAVAAVLRPVLGGLAAAHRAGLVHRDVKPENVLISDDGDVKIADFGLVRAVAAAGITSTSVILGTAAYLSPEQVRHGDASPRGDVYSAGILTYELLTGRTPFTGDSPLSIAYQRLDTDVPAPSAAIDGVPPQFDEFVQRATARDPANRYADAIEMGAELDAIAEELALPDFSVPAPRNSALHRSAALQHGRASQRPLGAQQPPPPATAPVRQPTRQLTRGPGDWSGPSHLPPSDDEPEEYEYQPVTGEFAGIPIGEFAFARQHGRRMVLVWVALVLALTGLVATAAWTIGSNLNGLL; translated from the coding sequence ATCGCGACGGCTGACCCCTTGGACGGCGCGTTGCTGGATGGCCGCTACCTGGTGCAGTCCAAGATCGCCAGCGGCGGCACCTCGACGGTGTACCGCGGCCTCGACACCCGGCTCGACCGCCCCGTCGCGGTGAAGGTGATGGACACCCGGTATGCCGGCGACGACCAGTTCCTGACCCGGTTCCAGCGGGAGGCCCGCACGGTCGCCCGGCTCAAGGACCCGGGCCTGGTCGCGGTCTACGACCAGGGCTTGGACGCCCGGCACCCCTTCCTGGTCATGGAACTCATCGAGGGCGGCACGCTGCGCGAGCTGTTGGCCGAGCGTGGGCCGATGCCGCCCTATGCCGTGGCCGCGGTGCTGCGCCCGGTGCTGGGCGGGCTGGCCGCGGCGCACCGGGCCGGTCTGGTCCATCGCGACGTCAAGCCCGAGAACGTGCTGATCTCCGACGACGGTGACGTCAAGATCGCCGATTTCGGGTTGGTCCGCGCCGTCGCCGCCGCCGGAATCACCTCCACCAGCGTCATTTTGGGCACCGCGGCCTACCTGTCGCCCGAGCAGGTGCGCCACGGCGACGCCAGTCCCCGCGGCGACGTGTATTCCGCCGGCATCCTCACCTACGAGTTGCTCACCGGGCGCACCCCGTTCACCGGTGACTCGCCGTTGTCGATCGCCTACCAACGGCTGGACACCGACGTGCCGGCGCCCAGCGCCGCGATCGACGGTGTCCCCCCGCAGTTCGACGAGTTCGTGCAGCGCGCGACCGCGCGCGACCCCGCGAACCGGTACGCCGACGCGATCGAGATGGGCGCCGAGCTCGACGCGATCGCCGAAGAACTTGCGCTGCCGGACTTCTCCGTCCCCGCGCCGCGCAACTCCGCGCTACACCGCTCGGCGGCCCTGCAGCACGGCCGCGCGAGCCAACGCCCCCTCGGCGCGCAACAGCCACCACCGCCCGCGACCGCACCGGTCCGCCAGCCCACCCGGCAGTTGACCCGCGGCCCCGGGGACTGGTCCGGGCCATCGCACCTCCCGCCGTCCGACGACGAACCCGAAGAATACGAATACCAGCCTGTCACAGGGGAATTCGCGGGCATCCCGATCGGCGAATTCGCGTTCGCCCGGCAGCACGGCCGGCGCATGGTGCTGGTCTGGGTGGCGCTGGTGCTGGCGCTCACCGGGCTGGTCGCCACCGCGGCGTGGACGATCGGGAGCAACCTGAACGGACTGCTCTAG
- a CDS encoding class II 3-deoxy-7-phosphoheptulonate synthase — MNWTVDIPIDQLPSLPPLPNDLRARLDAALAKPAAQQPSWPADQAAAMRTVLESVPPVTVPSEIVRLQEQLAQVARGEAFLLQGGDCAETFTDNTEPHIRGNIRALLQMAVVLTYGASMPVVKVARIAGQYAKPRSADIDALGLRSYRGDMINGFAPDAAAREHDPSRLVRAYANASAAMNLVRALTSSGLASLHLVHDWNREFVRTSPAGARYEALATEIDRGLRFMSACGVADRNLQTAEIYASHEALVLDYERAMLRLSESDDGEPQLFDLSAHTVWIGERTRQLDGAHIAFAEVIANPIGVKIGPTMTPELAVEYVERLDPHNKPGRLTLVSRMGNHKVRDLLPPIVEKVQATGHQVIWQCDPMHGNTHESSNGYKTRHFDRVVDEVQGFFEVHRALGTHPGGIHVEITGENVTECLGGAQDISDLDLAGRYETACDPRLNTQQSLELAFLVAEMLRD; from the coding sequence ATGAACTGGACTGTCGACATCCCGATCGACCAGCTGCCGTCGCTGCCCCCGCTGCCGAACGACCTGCGGGCGCGCCTCGATGCCGCACTGGCCAAGCCGGCCGCCCAGCAGCCCAGCTGGCCGGCCGACCAGGCAGCGGCGATGCGCACGGTCCTCGAGAGCGTGCCGCCCGTGACCGTGCCCTCCGAGATCGTCCGCCTGCAGGAGCAGCTGGCCCAGGTCGCCAGGGGTGAGGCGTTCCTGCTGCAGGGCGGCGACTGCGCGGAGACGTTCACCGACAACACCGAACCCCACATCCGGGGCAACATCCGCGCCCTGCTGCAGATGGCCGTGGTGCTGACCTACGGCGCCAGCATGCCGGTGGTGAAGGTGGCCCGCATCGCGGGGCAGTACGCCAAGCCGCGTTCGGCCGACATCGACGCCCTGGGATTGCGGTCCTACCGGGGAGACATGATCAACGGCTTCGCCCCCGACGCGGCCGCGCGTGAGCACGACCCGTCGCGCCTGGTCCGCGCCTACGCCAACGCCAGCGCGGCGATGAACCTGGTGCGGGCGCTGACATCCTCGGGCCTGGCGTCGCTGCACCTGGTCCACGACTGGAACCGGGAATTCGTCCGGACGTCGCCGGCCGGTGCGCGCTACGAGGCGCTGGCCACCGAAATCGACCGCGGCCTGCGCTTCATGAGCGCCTGCGGCGTGGCCGACCGCAACCTGCAGACCGCCGAGATCTACGCCAGCCATGAGGCTTTGGTGCTCGATTACGAGCGGGCCATGCTGCGGCTCTCGGAGAGCGACGACGGCGAGCCGCAGCTGTTCGACCTGTCGGCGCACACCGTCTGGATCGGCGAGCGGACCCGTCAGCTCGACGGCGCGCACATCGCGTTCGCGGAGGTGATCGCCAACCCGATCGGCGTGAAGATCGGCCCGACGATGACCCCGGAACTGGCCGTCGAATACGTGGAACGGCTTGACCCGCACAACAAGCCCGGCCGGTTGACGTTGGTGAGCCGGATGGGCAACCACAAGGTGCGCGATCTGCTGCCGCCCATCGTCGAGAAGGTCCAGGCCACCGGTCACCAGGTGATCTGGCAGTGCGACCCCATGCACGGCAACACCCATGAGTCGTCCAACGGGTACAAGACCCGGCACTTCGACCGCGTGGTCGACGAGGTGCAAGGGTTCTTCGAGGTGCACCGCGCGCTGGGCACCCACCCGGGCGGCATCCACGTCGAGATCACCGGCGAGAACGTCACGGAATGCCTCGGTGGGGCGCAAGACATTTCGGATCTGGACCTGGCCGGCCGCTACGAGACGGCGTGCGACCCGCGGCTGAACACCCAGCAGTCGCTGGAGTTGGCGTTCTTGGTCGCCGAGATGCTGCGCGACTGA
- a CDS encoding polyadenylate-specific 3'-exoribonuclease AS translates to MRYFYDTEFIEDGRTIELISIGVVAEDGREYYAVSTEFDPERAGGWVRANVLPKLPPPASQLWRSRRQIREELEDFFDVQGTDPIELWAWIGAYDHVALCQLWGTMPELPRALPRFTRDLRQLWEDRGCPPMPPRSRDAHDALVDARDQLRRFRLITAGDANGPGRDPGGGAP, encoded by the coding sequence GTGCGGTACTTCTACGACACCGAATTCATCGAGGACGGCCGCACCATCGAGTTGATCTCCATCGGCGTGGTCGCCGAGGACGGCCGCGAGTATTACGCGGTATCCACGGAATTCGATCCCGAGCGCGCCGGCGGCTGGGTGCGGGCCAACGTGCTGCCCAAGCTGCCGCCCCCGGCGTCGCAGCTGTGGCGCTCGCGCAGGCAGATCCGCGAGGAACTCGAGGATTTCTTCGACGTCCAGGGCACCGACCCCATCGAACTGTGGGCGTGGATCGGCGCCTACGACCACGTGGCCCTGTGCCAGCTGTGGGGCACCATGCCCGAGTTGCCGCGGGCGCTGCCCCGCTTCACCCGGGACCTCCGGCAATTGTGGGAGGACCGGGGGTGCCCGCCGATGCCACCGCGCTCGCGCGATGCCCACGACGCGCTGGTCGACGCCCGCGACCAGCTGCGGCGGTTCCGGCTGATCACCGCAGGCGACGCGAACGGGCCCGGACGCGATCCGGGCGGGGGAGCGCCATGA
- a CDS encoding glycosyltransferase 87 family protein, with translation MSRWRAPGVGFPGRRGPGHVLLWCVLWLLAAAGLGYVGWQLFGHIPYRIDIDVYQMGAQAWMRGHSLYHGDVLFHTPIGLDLPFTYPPLAAIVFCPFAWLQMPAASVAITALTLVLLVVSTVIVLTRLDVWAASTALPGPAWLRRWWLAVVVTLAAATWLEPIMSNFAFGQINVVLMTLVIADCLPRRTPWPRGLLLGVGIALKLTPAVFLLYFLLRRDNRAALTALASFVGATAVGFVLAWSDSWEYWTHTLAHTDRIGEAALNTDQNIAGALARLGLGEQPRFLLWVAASLLVLALTIWAMRRVLRADEPALAVVCVALFGLVVSPVSWSHHWVWGLPTVVVLAVLAWRRRNVALAVVAVAGVALMRWSPIDLLPKHHEATAVWWRQLVGMSYVWWALAVIVAAGLTVTARTRSRDSAPQRLTPATAVG, from the coding sequence ATGAGTAGATGGCGGGCGCCCGGCGTGGGCTTCCCAGGCAGACGCGGCCCCGGGCACGTCCTGTTGTGGTGCGTTCTTTGGCTGCTGGCGGCGGCGGGGCTGGGCTATGTGGGCTGGCAACTGTTCGGGCACATCCCCTATCGCATCGATATCGACGTGTATCAGATGGGTGCGCAGGCCTGGATGCGCGGCCATTCGCTGTACCACGGCGATGTGTTGTTCCACACACCGATCGGGCTCGACCTGCCGTTCACCTATCCCCCGCTGGCGGCGATCGTGTTCTGCCCGTTCGCCTGGCTGCAGATGCCGGCCGCCAGCGTCGCGATCACGGCGTTGACGCTGGTGCTGCTCGTCGTCTCGACGGTGATCGTGCTGACCCGGCTGGACGTCTGGGCCGCCTCGACCGCCCTGCCCGGCCCGGCGTGGCTGCGACGCTGGTGGCTGGCCGTCGTCGTCACCCTGGCGGCGGCGACCTGGCTGGAACCCATCATGTCGAACTTCGCCTTCGGCCAGATCAACGTCGTGCTCATGACCCTGGTGATCGCCGACTGCCTGCCCCGCCGGACCCCGTGGCCGCGGGGCCTGCTGCTGGGCGTGGGGATAGCGCTCAAACTCACGCCGGCGGTGTTCCTGCTCTATTTCCTGCTACGTCGCGACAACCGTGCGGCGCTGACGGCGCTGGCGTCCTTCGTGGGTGCGACGGCGGTGGGTTTCGTTCTCGCGTGGAGCGACTCGTGGGAGTACTGGACGCACACCCTGGCGCACACCGATCGGATCGGTGAGGCGGCACTGAACACCGATCAGAACATCGCCGGGGCGCTGGCCCGGCTGGGGCTGGGAGAGCAACCACGCTTCCTGCTGTGGGTGGCGGCCTCACTGCTCGTGCTCGCGCTCACGATATGGGCGATGCGCCGGGTGCTGCGGGCCGACGAGCCCGCGCTGGCGGTCGTGTGCGTCGCGCTGTTCGGGCTGGTGGTCTCGCCGGTCTCCTGGTCACACCACTGGGTGTGGGGGCTGCCGACGGTGGTGGTGCTGGCCGTGCTGGCCTGGCGGCGCCGCAACGTGGCGCTGGCCGTGGTCGCCGTCGCGGGGGTGGCGCTGATGCGGTGGTCGCCGATCGACCTGCTGCCGAAGCACCACGAGGCGACGGCGGTCTGGTGGCGCCAGCTCGTCGGGATGTCGTACGTGTGGTGGGCGCTGGCGGTCATCGTGGCGGCCGGGCTGACGGTCACCGCCCGCACGCGTTCCCGCGATTCGGCGCCGCAGCGATTGACGCCGGCGACAGCGGTCGGCTAG
- a CDS encoding lysophospholipid acyltransferase family protein, with the protein MWYWLFKYVLLGPLLYLLGRPKVEGLEHIPSSGPAILASNHLAVMDSFYLPLVVRRRITFLAKSEYFTGTGLKGWFQRWFFTAVGQVPIDRTDADSAQAALTTAERLLSAGKLLGMYPEGTRSPDGRLYKGKTGLARLALHTGVPVIPVAMIGTNVVNPPGTNMLRFGRVTVRFGKPMDFSRFEGLAGNRFIERAVTDEVIYELMGLSGQEYVDIYAASVKENRNGSNGQGSIGDAARIPETAVG; encoded by the coding sequence ATGTGGTACTGGCTATTCAAGTACGTACTGCTCGGCCCGCTGCTGTACTTGCTCGGTCGGCCAAAAGTTGAAGGGCTGGAACACATTCCGAGTTCCGGGCCGGCGATCTTGGCCAGTAATCACCTCGCGGTGATGGACAGCTTCTATCTGCCGTTGGTGGTGCGTCGCCGGATCACCTTCCTGGCCAAATCGGAATACTTCACCGGAACCGGCCTGAAGGGCTGGTTCCAGCGCTGGTTTTTCACCGCGGTGGGCCAGGTTCCGATCGACCGCACCGATGCCGACAGCGCGCAGGCCGCGCTGACCACCGCCGAGAGGCTGCTGTCGGCGGGCAAGCTGCTGGGGATGTACCCCGAAGGCACCCGTTCGCCGGACGGCCGGCTGTACAAGGGCAAGACCGGCCTGGCGCGGCTGGCCCTGCACACCGGGGTGCCGGTGATCCCGGTGGCGATGATCGGCACCAACGTCGTCAACCCGCCCGGCACCAACATGCTCCGCTTCGGACGGGTCACCGTTCGCTTCGGCAAGCCGATGGACTTCTCCCGTTTCGAAGGGCTGGCCGGCAACCGCTTCATCGAGCGGGCCGTCACCGACGAGGTGATCTACGAGCTGATGGGCCTCTCCGGCCAGGAGTACGTGGACATCTACGCCGCCAGCGTCAAGGAGAACCGCAACGGCTCGAACGGTCAGGGATCGATCGGCGACGCCGCGCGGATCCCCGAAACCGCCGTCGGTTGA
- a CDS encoding ArsA family ATPase translates to MRAPAPARISLFVGKGGVGKSTLACATAVSAAGAGQRVLVVSTDQAHSLGDVLGVPVPPSQGELVRVLADDAQAGGGFLDALALDTLALLEARWHDVVETLDRRFPDSELSTIAPEELSALPGVQEVLGLHAVGELAVSGRWDRIVVDCASTADALRMLTLPATFGLYVERAWPRHRRLSVGADDTRSAAVVELLERVSASVEALGALLTDGELVSAHLVLTPERVVAAEAARTLGSLALMGVRVEELIVNQVLSEDESYEYRNLPEHPAFYWYAERISEQRGVLDELDATIGEVALVMTPHLSGEPIGPKALGALLDSARRRGGTAPPGPLRPTVDLESGTGLGSIYRMRLALPQLDPSGLTLGRVDDDLIISAGGLRRRVRLASVLRRCTVLDAHLRGTELTVRFRPDPEVWPK, encoded by the coding sequence TTGCGGGCGCCCGCCCCGGCACGGATCAGTCTCTTCGTTGGCAAGGGCGGGGTAGGAAAGTCCACGCTGGCATGTGCCACCGCGGTCAGCGCCGCAGGTGCGGGGCAACGGGTGCTGGTGGTGTCCACCGATCAGGCGCACTCACTCGGCGACGTGCTCGGTGTCCCGGTCCCGCCGAGCCAGGGTGAACTGGTCCGCGTCCTCGCCGATGACGCGCAGGCCGGCGGCGGCTTTCTCGACGCGCTGGCGTTGGACACGCTGGCCCTGCTCGAGGCCCGTTGGCACGACGTGGTCGAGACACTGGATCGGCGGTTCCCCGATTCCGAGCTGAGCACCATTGCGCCAGAAGAACTTTCGGCACTGCCGGGTGTTCAGGAGGTGCTCGGGCTGCACGCCGTCGGCGAGCTGGCCGTCTCCGGGCGCTGGGATCGCATCGTCGTCGACTGCGCCTCGACGGCCGACGCGCTGCGCATGCTGACCCTGCCCGCCACCTTCGGGCTCTACGTCGAGCGCGCCTGGCCACGTCATCGCCGGCTGTCGGTCGGCGCCGACGACACCCGGTCGGCGGCGGTGGTGGAGCTGCTGGAGCGCGTCAGCGCCAGCGTGGAGGCGCTCGGCGCCCTGCTGACCGACGGCGAATTGGTCAGCGCGCATTTGGTGTTGACGCCCGAGCGGGTGGTCGCGGCCGAAGCGGCGCGGACCCTGGGCTCGCTGGCGCTGATGGGTGTGCGCGTCGAGGAACTGATCGTCAATCAGGTGCTGTCCGAGGACGAGTCCTACGAATACCGCAACCTGCCCGAGCACCCCGCGTTTTACTGGTACGCCGAACGCATTTCCGAACAACGTGGTGTTCTGGACGAGCTCGACGCCACCATTGGTGAGGTCGCCCTGGTGATGACCCCGCACCTGTCCGGGGAGCCGATCGGCCCCAAGGCGCTGGGCGCTTTGCTCGACAGCGCCCGGCGCCGGGGCGGGACGGCGCCGCCGGGACCGCTACGGCCGACGGTGGACCTCGAATCCGGAACGGGACTTGGCTCCATTTACCGAATGCGGCTAGCGTTGCCGCAACTCGATCCGTCGGGGCTGACGCTGGGGCGCGTCGACGACGACCTGATCATCAGCGCGGGCGGATTGCGGCGCAGGGTGAGGTTGGCGTCCGTGCTCCGGCGGTGCACGGTGCTGGATGCACACCTGCGGGGTACCGAGCTGACCGTACGTTTTCGACCAGACCCGGAGGTGTGGCCTAAGTGA
- a CDS encoding SRPBCC family protein, whose product MAEKTSQTIYIDADPGTVMGVIADIDSYPQWISEYREAEVKEKDADGYPKVARVVLDAAVLKDTLVMSYEWPKDRQSVSWSLVSSSLLRSLEGTYRLAPKGSGTEVTYELSVDLAVPMIGLLKRKAERRLTDTALKDLKKRVEG is encoded by the coding sequence GTGGCGGAGAAGACGTCGCAAACCATCTACATCGACGCCGACCCGGGCACGGTGATGGGCGTCATCGCGGATATCGATTCCTACCCGCAGTGGATCTCGGAGTACCGCGAAGCCGAGGTCAAGGAGAAGGACGCCGACGGCTACCCCAAGGTCGCGCGGGTGGTGCTGGACGCCGCCGTCCTCAAGGACACGTTGGTGATGTCCTACGAGTGGCCCAAGGACCGGCAATCTGTCAGTTGGTCACTGGTCTCCAGCTCGCTGCTGCGTTCGCTGGAGGGCACATATCGATTGGCCCCCAAGGGATCTGGCACGGAGGTCACCTACGAGCTCTCGGTCGATCTCGCCGTTCCGATGATCGGCCTGCTCAAACGCAAGGCCGAGCGCCGGTTGACCGACACCGCGTTGAAGGATCTGAAGAAACGAGTCGAGGGCTGA
- a CDS encoding polyketide cyclase / dehydrase and lipid transport → MNSIQIADETFIAAGGARVGAAVADRSCWRRWWPDLRLQVIEDRADKGIRWAVTGALTGTMEIWLEPSLDGVVLHYFLHAEPTGVAAWQLAKLNLAKMTHRRRVAGKKMAFEVKTTLERTRPVGVSPVV, encoded by the coding sequence GTGAACAGCATCCAGATCGCGGACGAGACGTTCATCGCCGCCGGCGGCGCGCGGGTCGGTGCCGCCGTCGCGGATCGGTCGTGCTGGCGTCGCTGGTGGCCCGACCTGCGGTTGCAGGTCATCGAGGATCGCGCCGACAAGGGCATCCGCTGGGCGGTCACCGGCGCGTTGACCGGCACCATGGAGATCTGGCTCGAGCCGTCGCTGGACGGGGTGGTGTTGCACTACTTCCTGCACGCCGAACCGACGGGGGTGGCGGCCTGGCAGCTGGCCAAGCTCAATCTCGCGAAAATGACACACCGCCGTCGGGTGGCGGGCAAGAAAATGGCCTTCGAGGTCAAGACGACACTGGAACGCACACGTCCGGTCGGAGTTTCTCCGGTAGTTTAG
- a CDS encoding AMP-dependent synthetase/ligase, giving the protein MREYSVPARFSVGEHDNIAAMVFDHAREDPSFVIFRRQVDGEWTDVTCAQVAEEVRSAALGLIALGVQAGDRVSIFSATRYEWAIIDLAILSVGAVTVPIYETSSAEQVRWVLQDSEAVLAFAETDAHAAMVTELTAELPALRRVLHIDGSGPRALDQLAEAGASVEPAELTARQEALRSDDPATLIYTSGTTGRPKGCQLTHSNLLYETRGAKECLPTLLDEGQRLLIFLPLAHVLARSLTLSAFANKVTVGFTSDIKNLLPMFAVFKPTVVVSVPRVFEKVYNTAEQNAVNDGKGRIFAAAVQTAVDWSQAKDRGRTGLVLRAKHALFDRLVYHKLRAALGGECHASVSGGAPLGARLGHFYRGVGLTIHEGYGLTETSSAITVNQVGNVRIGTVGTLLPGNSMRIAEDGELLVRGGVVFSGYWHNEQATRDAFTDGWFKTGDLGTLDEDGFLKITGRKKEIIVTAGGKNVAPAVLEDQLRAHALISQAMVVGDAKPFIGALITIDPEAFGAWKERNHKAAGASVADLANDPDLIAEVDAAVKHANQAVSHAESIRKFRILPVDFTEDTGELTPTLKVKRNVVAEKFASDIDSIYEKE; this is encoded by the coding sequence GTGCGTGAGTACAGTGTCCCCGCCCGCTTCTCCGTCGGCGAGCACGACAACATCGCGGCCATGGTCTTCGACCACGCGCGCGAGGACCCCAGCTTCGTCATCTTCCGACGTCAGGTCGACGGCGAGTGGACCGACGTCACCTGCGCGCAGGTCGCCGAAGAAGTTCGCTCCGCGGCGCTGGGCCTGATCGCGCTCGGGGTCCAGGCCGGTGACCGGGTGTCCATCTTCTCGGCCACCCGCTACGAGTGGGCGATCATCGACCTGGCGATCCTCTCGGTGGGCGCGGTCACCGTGCCGATCTACGAGACGTCGTCGGCCGAGCAGGTGCGTTGGGTGCTGCAGGACTCCGAGGCGGTGCTGGCCTTCGCCGAAACCGACGCGCACGCGGCGATGGTCACCGAGCTGACCGCCGAGCTGCCCGCGCTGCGCCGCGTGCTGCACATCGACGGCTCGGGCCCCAGGGCGCTCGATCAGCTCGCCGAGGCGGGCGCGTCGGTCGAGCCGGCCGAGCTCACCGCCCGCCAGGAGGCGCTGCGGTCCGACGACCCGGCGACGCTGATCTACACCTCGGGGACCACCGGACGACCCAAGGGCTGCCAGCTGACCCATTCGAACCTGCTGTATGAGACCCGCGGCGCCAAGGAGTGCCTGCCGACACTGCTCGACGAGGGGCAGCGGCTGCTGATCTTCCTGCCGCTGGCCCACGTGCTGGCGCGCTCGCTGACGCTCTCGGCGTTCGCCAACAAGGTCACCGTCGGGTTCACCAGCGACATCAAGAACCTGCTGCCCATGTTCGCGGTGTTCAAGCCGACGGTGGTGGTGTCGGTGCCGCGGGTGTTCGAGAAGGTTTACAACACCGCCGAGCAGAACGCGGTCAACGACGGCAAGGGACGGATCTTCGCGGCCGCCGTGCAAACCGCGGTCGACTGGAGCCAGGCGAAGGACCGCGGGCGGACGGGACTGGTGCTGCGCGCCAAGCATGCGTTGTTCGACCGGCTGGTGTACCACAAGCTGCGCGCCGCGCTCGGCGGTGAATGCCACGCGTCCGTCTCGGGAGGCGCCCCGCTGGGAGCACGGCTGGGCCATTTCTACCGGGGTGTGGGCCTGACGATCCACGAGGGCTACGGCCTGACGGAGACCAGCTCGGCCATCACCGTCAACCAGGTCGGCAACGTCAGGATCGGCACGGTCGGAACGTTGTTGCCGGGCAACAGCATGCGCATCGCCGAGGACGGCGAGCTGCTGGTGCGCGGCGGCGTCGTGTTCAGCGGCTACTGGCACAACGAGCAGGCCACCCGCGACGCGTTCACCGACGGCTGGTTCAAGACGGGTGACCTCGGCACGCTCGACGAGGACGGCTTCCTGAAGATCACCGGCCGCAAGAAGGAGATCATCGTCACCGCCGGGGGCAAGAACGTCGCCCCGGCCGTGCTCGAGGACCAGCTGCGCGCGCACGCGCTGATCAGCCAGGCCATGGTGGTGGGCGACGCCAAGCCGTTCATCGGCGCGCTGATCACCATCGATCCGGAGGCGTTCGGCGCCTGGAAGGAACGCAACCACAAGGCGGCCGGCGCCTCGGTCGCCGACCTGGCCAACGACCCGGACCTGATCGCCGAGGTGGACGCCGCGGTCAAGCACGCCAACCAGGCGGTGTCGCACGCCGAGTCGATCCGCAAATTCCGCATCCTGCCCGTCGACTTCACCGAGGACACCGGTGAGCTGACGCCGACCTTGAAGGTCAAGCGCAACGTCGTCGCCGAGAAGTTCGCCTCCGACATCGACTCGATCTACGAAAAGGAGTAG
- the pimB gene encoding GDP-mannose-dependent alpha-(1-6)-phosphatidylinositol monomannoside mannosyltransferase: MSRVLLVTNDFPPRPGGIQSYLSDFVGRLVDARLHSVTVYAPQWKGADAFDASAEATGYRVVRHPGTLMLPGPAVDARMRRLIADDDIDTVWFGAAAPLALLAARARQAGANRVVASTHGHEVGWSMLPVARSVLRRIGDTTDVVTFVSRYTRGRFAPAFGPHASLEYLPPGVNTDRFRPDPAAGAGLRDRYGLGERPTVVCVSRLVPRKGQDMLIKAMPTIRRRVDGAALVVVGGGPYLDSLRKLARDCGVAEHVTFTGGVPAAELPAHHALADVFAMPCRTRGAGMDVEGLGIVFLEASATGKPVVAGDSGGAPEAVQQNKTGLVVDGRSLTAIADAVAGLLGDRDRAAAMGAAGREWVMAHWRWDTLAARLAALLRGDDVGR, from the coding sequence GTGAGTCGGGTCCTGCTGGTAACCAACGACTTTCCGCCCCGGCCGGGCGGCATTCAGTCCTACCTGAGCGACTTCGTCGGTCGGCTGGTCGACGCCCGGCTGCATTCGGTGACGGTGTACGCGCCGCAATGGAAGGGCGCCGACGCCTTCGACGCCTCGGCCGAGGCGACCGGTTACCGGGTGGTCCGCCATCCCGGCACCTTGATGCTGCCCGGCCCGGCGGTGGACGCCCGCATGCGCCGGCTGATCGCCGACGACGACATCGACACCGTCTGGTTCGGCGCGGCCGCGCCGCTGGCGCTGCTGGCGGCGCGGGCCCGGCAGGCCGGGGCGAACCGGGTGGTGGCCAGCACGCACGGCCACGAAGTCGGCTGGTCGATGCTGCCGGTTGCCCGCTCGGTGCTGCGGCGCATCGGCGACACCACCGACGTCGTCACGTTCGTCAGCCGCTACACCCGCGGCCGGTTCGCGCCGGCCTTCGGACCGCACGCCTCGCTGGAATACCTGCCGCCCGGGGTGAACACCGACAGGTTCCGCCCCGACCCGGCGGCAGGGGCCGGGCTGCGCGACCGGTATGGGCTGGGTGAGCGGCCCACGGTCGTGTGCGTGTCCCGCCTGGTACCGCGCAAGGGGCAGGACATGTTGATCAAGGCCATGCCGACGATCCGGCGACGCGTCGACGGGGCCGCCCTGGTCGTCGTCGGTGGCGGTCCGTACCTGGACTCGCTGCGCAAGCTGGCCCGCGATTGCGGGGTGGCCGAGCACGTGACGTTCACCGGGGGTGTGCCGGCCGCCGAACTGCCCGCACACCATGCGCTGGCCGACGTCTTCGCGATGCCCTGCCGCACCCGCGGGGCCGGGATGGACGTCGAGGGCCTGGGCATCGTCTTCCTCGAGGCGTCCGCGACCGGCAAGCCGGTGGTCGCCGGCGACTCCGGTGGAGCCCCGGAAGCCGTGCAGCAGAACAAGACTGGGTTGGTGGTCGACGGGCGCTCGCTGACCGCAATCGCCGACGCGGTCGCCGGGCTGCTCGGCGACCGCGACCGCGCCGCGGCCATGGGCGCGGCCGGGCGTGAGTGGGTGATGGCCCACTGGCGGTGGGACACGCTGGCTGCCCGGCTCGCCGCGCTTCTGCGCGGCGACGATGTGGGCCGTTGA